A part of Aegilops tauschii subsp. strangulata cultivar AL8/78 chromosome 2, Aet v6.0, whole genome shotgun sequence genomic DNA contains:
- the LOC109731488 gene encoding eukaryotic translation initiation factor 5A-2, whose amino-acid sequence MSDSEDHHFESKADAGASKTYPMQAGAIRKGGFLVIKNRPCKVVEVSTSKTGKHGHAKCHFVALDIFNGKKLEDIVPSSHNCDVPHVDRTEYQLIDISEDGFVSLLTDNGSTKDDLKLPTDDAILTQLKDGFAEGKDLALTVMSAMGEEQICAVKDVGPR is encoded by the exons ATGTCGGACTCCGAGGACCACCACTTCGAGTCCAAGGCGGACGCGGGGGCGTCCAAGACCTACCCTATGCAGGCCGGCGCCATCCGGAAGGGCGGCTTCCTCGTCATCAAGAACCGCCCCTGCAAG GTGGTGGAGGTTTCTACCTCGAAGACTGGAAAGCATGGTCATGCTAAATGCCACTTTGTTGCCTTAGATATATTCAATGGTAAAAAGCTTGAGGACATTGTTCCTTCATCCCACAACTGTGAT GTGCCACATGTGGACCGTACTGAGTATCAGCTGATTGACATATCAGAGGATGGATTT GTGAGCCTTCTTACTGATAATGGTAGCACTAAGGATGATCTTAAACTCCCAACTGATGACGCTATCCTGACCCAG CTCAAGGATGGATTTGCTGAGGGGAAAGATCTCGCACTGACAGTCATGTCGGCCATGGGGGAGGAGCAGATCTGCGCAGTCAAGGACGTCGGCCCCAGGTAA